From Osmerus eperlanus chromosome 16, fOsmEpe2.1, whole genome shotgun sequence:
CACAGCGAGCTACTTCTGGGTTGAAGAAGATAAAAGACAAAGAACAAACAGACAGTGAATCTCCgcaacacacacctcaacacacaccacacgctgaacacacacctcaacacacaccacacgctgaacacacacctcaacacacaccacacactgaacacacacctcaacacacaccacacactgaacacacacctcaacacacaacacacgctgaacacacacctcaacacacaccacacgctgaACACAAACCaaatactgaacacacacagtcggAACAGCGCTCACTTGCCCAGTccgtcaccatggagaccagcAGCTCGGGTGACCTGATAGGCTGCTGGGCCGAGATTGAAAACTTTGGGAAGGAGAATTACCCAGAAGCCCTAGggtctgaggaggaagaggagcctgGTGAAGGGCCaaacatggaggaggagagaggagaagaggaggagaaagaagaggaggagagaggggaagaggaggaggagagaggagaggatatgagaggggaagaggagagaggagaggaggagagaggggaagaggaggaggagagaggagaggaggaggaggagagaggagaggaggagagaggggaagaggaggaggagagaggagaggaggaggaggagagaggagaggaggagagaggggaagaggaggaggagagagaagaggaggataaggagagaggagaggataagagaggggaggggcccgGATACAAGGTGGAGGATCTCTTTCCTGAGGAGGCCGATGACAGCCCCGCCCAGTCTGACGTTCCACGGCCTCCATCCATCCtggatcagccaatcagagacgagGTAATGTCCGACGCCTCAACGGGCTCGGGTCACGACCCCGACCACGACCTCAGCGACTGCCTCCAGGTGCAGTTTGCGGTCGTGTCGTCCGACAGCGACTTCGACGACCAAGGGAAAACCGTTGCCTGCACCGGCAACAAGGAAGAGGGCGAGGAAGGGGCGGTGGAGGCGGGAATCCAAGATGGCGGCAGCGACGCGGATCCGCCCCTCGTCCTGGAACAGCCGTCCAGCCCCCCTCCGGCCCGCCAGctccagacctccagcccccaggcccccagCCTGGGTCTGATCcccgaggacgaggagggctGCCTGGGCAACGTCTCCAGCCGAGCCCCTGTCCTCCGctctccctccgcctcctcctccacctccgacCCTGACCGCAGGGTTCCCCAGGACTACTGCGTCCTGCAGGAGAACGTCAGCGAGAACGTCAGCGAGGAACACGTGGACTTCCTGAGCGCTCGGCAGCAGTGGCGCCAGATGGAGgagcaggtcaaaggtcaggtcctcccccagcctggggtcagggtggggtcaggggtcgccCAGGGAGGTCACAGCTTCCTGCCCTTAAGGAGCGTTGAGCACCCACGCCGGGAAGCGGACCTGGGAGGGGACGGCCTGCACCACGCCACGTTCAGCCCATGTTCGGAGGACTCTGGCGTGGACGAGCTGAGCGGACGCTCCCCCTACGAGGAGCCGGAGaaccaggtggagagagagatccgcCTCACtctggagagggaagagaactTCCGCCGGGAGAGGATCCAGGGACAGACCAGGCCCAGACCCTCCACCCTGCACCCCCACGCCCATCCCGACGACCGCAGGAGGGCCGCCCCCAGCCCCGGCACCCccaccttctccatctccccctccccctcctccccccgccccgtCTACCACGAGATGTCAGCCAACAACGTCATCATCCTGGAGCCcgactcctcccccttccccgccCGCACCCGCCCTCacggcctccccctcctctccccaagcCACGCCCCCCCGCACTTCAATGATTGGTCCCCGAACATCGACCCGTCCAGCATCATCATCCTGGAGACGTCCAATCTGATCATCCGGAGTGCGTCGGAGTTCTGCCTGAGCTCCGCGGGGCTGGGCGTGGCGGGCGGGGAGACGGTGCAGGAGAGCACGTTCAGCTCTAACCCCTTCTTCAAGCTGCGCTCGCGGAGCAGCATGTCGctggtggagcaggagatcCGGGCCGTGAGGCAGcgggaggaggactggaggaggcagCGAGCTCAGCTACAGCTGCCGGGCACCAGGGAGAGATACGACACCGTGCTGGTCTCACCCAGcctgctggaggggctgggctATGACCGCGGGGGtgagtggtgggggggtgggggggggggggtggaggacaggaaatGACAGGAGAGGATGACTAGAAATGACCGGAGACCCTCAGGGTGTGACTAGAGATGgttcctccctgtgtgtgtgtttcagaggtgccggtgaggtgtgtgtcctccccctcctccccctccagggttCGCAAGATGGACCGCTCCACCTTGTCATGTGACCACAGGGTAAGTCCTCACAGCAGTGCACTGTGACACAAATCAAACAAACCTGTAATCAGAGATTGGCTACTTCAGAGACAACACTCGTGTACTATTCACCTCACAGGGCTCCCAGCTCTGACTAGCATTATGAAAACACCTGTAGTCTCGTCATGAGGTTCTGTCTGCTCTGTGGATGACTCATCtgggatgtgaaacacaatccGTCACTCATCCATATGTCGTCCTCCTCTGACTCATCTATCGTCCATCTGTTGTTCATCATGATCCTTCACACCTCTGTGTCTGTTCATGTCTTCATCTCTGTCTTCATCTCCTCTTAATGAACATGTTCATCATCCGTCCTTTTCTGTTTTCATGTCCGTCTATACCTTCACCGCTATTCCCCTCTTCACATCcctatctctgtttctctatgtCCTacaacatccctctctctatctctccatcgctgtctccctcttcacctccgtgTGACCCTGGGCCCTGGCTGCAGTTCTACAGGTGAACATTCCTTCTCTTCCCTAGTTCCCTTCCTCGCTGTCCTgctccgcctcctccacctcctccacctcctcccctgctttcGCCGTCTCTCGCCGACAGAGCGCCTTGGCCCAGCGCTGGGAGGCCAGCCTGCTGGCCAATCACAGCAAGGACTGAGGGGCAACTCTGGACCGACGGGCCAATCAACAACCGGCTAGCGAGAACAGCTGATGACCTTATGGCCTGGTCCTTCTGAAACATGCACCTGTGACACATTAGGTCTGGGGAGATTACCGGGGTAACATCTGAAAGGTCGGCCATGTTGCTTTTGCCTGTCCAGTTGACTCagaggctgtttatcaatccacgttcTTTTCCGTTCTTGTGTTCTCGTGAACTtgtttgacgtcatctttcaaGGCCAAGAATTGTTCCAATCCAGAGAACGCAACTGACCAAGAATGCCTAAAATGCCCGGATGTCGATCCACCACTCCAGGATGCACTCCATCTTGCGAGACCATTCTCATCAAGAACATTCTTCTCAAGTACACAAGtacgttcttcggattgataaactgATATGTgcttggggtcaggggtcatgggggtcaggggtcataggGGTCATAGGGGTCAGGATCTGGGAGATCCTGGTTGGAGGATGAATGAGGACTAGCCAACAGCTTCTTTTATTGCCAATACTTCCTGCACTTTTCTAGATGTTACGTTTTTACTATTGATACAACTTGAATTTACTGTACTgaatacatataaatatataatatattgatGACTGCAATATTTATAGTGAAACAAGGTTGACGAAGGACGTTATTTACACCACTTGACTACTGACAGATCCCAATAACTCTCTGGATTTTGAAAGACTTCTGATTGCTGATGTGAATGTGCTGACAATACTGTCTTGTGAAGATTTGTACCTATTTTATGTACCGTATTGATTCAATGAAGGGGAAAATATATTTATGGTATTTTCGTATTTAATCTAAGCATAGACTCTGTGATAAAGGTCATGATGATGTTGTGGTGTAAACAATGTGTCTGGTGTTGGAAGGCGCAGCTGATCTCAGTGAAATAAGATGTTTTGATGACATGGTAATGTTACACTCAACAGATTAAAATAATCCCAGGTTATAACCAAATGGTTCCAGAAATACAAAGTACTGTAGGAATTATTTGGTTTAATATAGGGTTATTAAAATCCCTGATTTGGGCATATGACACATTACTAAAATATATTCCTATATTTTTGGTGTGTTTTGACATGTTTATATAAGTAATAATGAATCCTCAACATTGTTTTAGTAGCTGCATTAGAGTCAGCCAGGCCAAATACTTTAAAATACCAAGACTTGGAGTGCCCTTGATTTATGGTACCTCCTAAATTGTACCCAACACGCATGCACCCCATTGACCACATCAAGTGCACCAAGAACATGTGACCCATAAGTGTCACCCAAGGATCAAATCAAACACACCTTAACTCGTTGTCATTTACACTGCCCTGCTATTATCTTGGGGCGCTCTTGATTTAGGTTACCTATTACAATTAACCCAACGGCTCAGTCCTATAAGTGTCAACCGAGAGTCAAATCAAATTCACTTTAACTTCATTACACAGGTCAGTGTAATCTGCCCTGATCTGCTATTGGCTCGCAGGGTCGAAGGCCTGGTTGATTGACCACATCCTTGTAGCTTTGCTGGCTTGTTTGCTGTTTTCAGCCAGTCTGGTTCAGCTCCTatgtattaatattattattattgttttacaGTATTATTACGTTTACGATTTTCAGTTTGTTTTGGTGTTCAGTTGTTTCATGACGATTCTATTTTTCGTTTGTAGTTTTCATCGTTTGCAGTGGAAGAATACTTTTGCGAAATGAATTAAAGTTGACAATATTGAAAGGACTTTTTTTCCCATTCCATTGCGcaacaaagtgtgtgtgcgtgctcgaTATGGaatgagagaaatagaggaCAAAGtgtgatggaaagagagagagagacaaagtatgtgagtgtgtgtgcttagttGATAGGATTATTGACATGGAGGTCATGTTTTGGATGCTGCAGGAGAGGCTGCTGTCCCAGTCTCTTACGTAACACTCTGATGTGTCCGAATCCTAATGGACACAGATTTGATGGGAGAGCTGTGTAACCCCTATGCATGCTAATGTTCACACGCTAACAACAAGAGCGTGTCATATAGAATCACACGGAACAATCTAGAACCCTCTGAAACAGATTCTATATAGAGAATCTCTAGGTGCCTGATAGAATCCTCTTCAGTGCATTATGATGCTGTTCAGAATCCCAGTTAGTTCCATTCTGACATGGAGGAACCGTGGGGGTTCTGGAAAGAGAACCGTGGGGGTTCTGGAAAGAGAACCGTGGGGGTTCTGGAAAGAGAACCTCCTGTTCCTGCAGACGGATCTACAAGGTACCATTCTGTTTTCAGAGTGTAGTGTTCTCCATGTCCCCTTTTTCTTCCAGAAGAAGACGTAGATTCACTATACATATTAtaactatatactgtatatctgaTAACTATACCTTCACTATATTATTAGTGTGAATTCACTATAAGGAGACATCGTTCCTCAGAGATGCAGGTTGGTTCAATGCAGAGAGCAGTTTTAATTATCCATCATAATTTAATTATAAATCCAGAGCTTCAATATTAAATAGCGTAAATGGTGGATTCCTTCTAAGATGAAGATGCTtatagtggaggagaggaggagatgagagtcaCCTCCTCTCTGGGGCTGTCCTGTGAAGTCCTGTGATTAAAATAATACCCCAGTAATCTCCTTGTGGCATGGCTCAAGTTCAGCATCTGTATTTAACAGAACTGGTTTAGCTGCAAActgcagaggcagacagagagagcgggggagggagggagggaggaagagagagaaggagaggtgggagagagagacaggaagaaatagacagagagaaaaaggagaaggaTAATTCCCTTCCAGCTTAAGAGGATGTGTCTGATTCTAATAATGATTTAACCTCTGGTTTCATACACTGATGGTGAAGAGTCTGACTTTGTTGAGCGAGGCTGATCTAATCTAGTGTTGATGATGTAGGTGTTGATCCTGTCTGTGGAACTCCCCCTGTGGGTTTCCTCAGAGGGCGGCG
This genomic window contains:
- the si:ch211-153l6.6 gene encoding uncharacterized protein si:ch211-153l6.6, coding for MSDASTGSGHDPDHDLSDCLQVQFAVVSSDSDFDDQGKTVACTGNKEEGEEGAVEAGIQDGGSDADPPLVLEQPSSPPPARQLQTSSPQAPSLGLIPEDEEGCLGNVSSRAPVLRSPSASSSTSDPDRRVPQDYCVLQENVSENVSEEHVDFLSARQQWRQMEEQVKGQVLPQPGVRVGSGVAQGGHSFLPLRSVEHPRREADLGGDGLHHATFSPCSEDSGVDELSGRSPYEEPENQVEREIRLTLEREENFRRERIQGQTRPRPSTLHPHAHPDDRRRAAPSPGTPTFSISPSPSSPRPVYHEMSANNVIILEPDSSPFPARTRPHGLPLLSPSHAPPHFNDWSPNIDPSSIIILETSNLIIRSASEFCLSSAGLGVAGGETVQESTFSSNPFFKLRSRSSMSLVEQEIRAVRQREEDWRRQRAQLQLPGTRERYDTVLVSPSLLEGLGYDRGEVPVRCVSSPSSPSRVRKMDRSTLSCDHRFPSSLSCSASSTSSTSSPAFAVSRRQSALAQRWEASLLANHSKD